In the Quercus lobata isolate SW786 chromosome 5, ValleyOak3.0 Primary Assembly, whole genome shotgun sequence genome, one interval contains:
- the LOC115989016 gene encoding probable disease resistance protein At4g27220 produces the protein MSKRQAMLDKGHTMLNKLENACLLEGGSHDEFIEKEYFVKMHDLIRDMALQIAGPKFMVSEDVPDEEEWGKDVEKVSLLSDRESEFPYISPKCPKLSTLLLLGYATIPDSFFVHLHGLKVLHVFGGRIKSLPNSISDLENLTSLRVYRCFDLKRVPSLAKLTALRSLDLLESATKEIPHGLEKLINLRYLSLRAYNQEMPPGILPKLSQLQVLKLNCGSNSLTVNGEEIVRLKKLDLFKGKFCGLNDFNTYLESLEGGPSHYVYCARKTKPASELGETVKLLPKDVQALAIFGGQNLRFFYKCMKSVCIRECEEIEDVFSYSFTFPLQSLEIVQLVKLDKLLVLFREEKVTPAPMVPPSTFSRLKEFTICECPNIRQLFALGVLLNLANLEQITVFRCLQLEEIIARPKASDEVDEEEAKEIVEIFPRLRRLTLVISPELNTICSSSNVILCDSLDSIEIEECPKLKRLPLSLRRINGQLSSPPSSLQIKIEKERWELLEWDNHDMKMVLEPCCEFLF, from the coding sequence ATGAGTAAAAGGCAAGCAATGCTGGATAAGGGCCATACTAtgttgaataaacttgaaaatgcCTGCTTATTAGAAGGTGGGTCCCATGATGAGTTTATTGAAAAAGAGTATTTTGTGAAGATGCACGATCTAATAAGAGACATGGCCCTTCAGATTGCAGGTCCCAAGTTCATGGTATCAGAAGATGTTCCTGATGAAGAAGAATGGGGAAAGGATGTTGAAAAGGTTTCTTTGTTAAGCGACCGTGAATCAGAGTTTCCTTATATATCACCAAAGTGTCCTAAGCTTTCGACCTTGCTTCTACTAGGATATGCAACCATCCCAGATTCATTTTTTGTGCATTTGCATGGACTCAAAGTTCTTCATGTATTTGGTGGTAGGATTAAATCTTTGCCGAATTCGATCTCTGACTTGGAGAATCTTACTTCATTAAGAGTTTACCGTTGTTTTGATTTAAAGCGTGTGCCTTCATTAGCAAAGCTTACAGCATTAAGGAGCTTGGATCTTTTGGAATCTGCAACGAAAGAAATACCTCATGGTTTGGAAAAGTTGATCAATTTGAGATACCTCAGTCTTCGTGCATACAATCAAGAGATGCCACCTGGGATTTTACCCAAACTCTCTCAACTCCAGGTTCTCAAACTTAATTGTGGGTCAAATTCTTTAACAGTGAATGGAGAGGAGATAGTAAGGTTGAAGAAATTAGATTtgtttaaaggaaaattttgtgGCTTGAATGACTTCAATACATATCTTGAATCCTTAGAGGGAGGACCTAGCCATTACGTGTATTGCGCGAGAAAAACAAAGCCAGCTAGCGAGTTGGGTGAAACTGTAAAACTGCTCCCAAAGGACGTTCAGGCCCTAGCAATTTTCGGAGGTCagaatttaagatttttttacaaatgcATGAAGTCCGTTTGTATCAGGGAGTGTGAAGAAATAGAAGAcgttttttcttattctttcacCTTTCCTCTTCAAAGCCTTGAGATTGTACAACTCGTAAAATTGGATAAGTTACTGGTACTATTTAGGGAAGAGAAAGTCACACCAGCACCAATGGTCCCACCTAGCACCTTTTCCCGTCTCAAAGAATTTACAATATGTGAGTGTCCGAATATAAGGCAGCTCTTTGCGCTTGGGGTGCTCCTAAACCTGGCCAACCTGGAACAGATTACTGTCTTTCGGTGCCTGCAATTAGAGGAAATAATAGCTAGGCCTAAAGCATCTGATGAAGTTgacgaagaagaagcaaaagaaattgTAGAAATATTCCCCCGATTGAGGAGATTGACATTAGTGATTTCACCGGAGCTGAATACCATATGCAGTAGCAGTAATGTAATACTTTGTGATTCTCTTGATTCTATTGAGATAGAAGAGTGCCCGAAGCTTAAGAGACTACCTCTTTCTCTACGCCGTATCAATGGACAACTATCTTCTCCGCCTTCTTCATTACAAatcaaaatagagaaagaaaggtGGGAATTGCTGGAATGGGACAATCATGATATGAAGATGGTCCTTGAACCTTGTTGTGAGTTCTTATTTTAA